Genomic segment of Thiobacillus sp.:
GGGGCGAGAGCCGGATCTCAAGAGGCTCCGGCACCACCAGACCAAACACGTGCTCCGTGTTGTGGGTCACCCCTGGGGCATAGCGATGACGCCAGCGCTCGAAGATCTCGAACTCGTACTGGCGCTGCCAGTCCATCAGTTCATGACGCGCTGCCTCCAGGCCCGTCTCCTCCCGCACCTCCCGCACGGCGGTCTGAGCCCAGGACTCGCCAGGTTCCTGGCTGCCGGTCACCGACTGCCAGTAGCCAGGGGCGTCGGCCCGCTCCAGCAACAGCACCCGCAGATCACGGGTATGGATTACCACCAGAACGGAGACAGGAAACTTGTACATGACAGGTACATGGGACGCATGGAATTCACCCTCGCCGCCTGCGCGTGCAAAGAAGGTCAGAACAGTTCCACGTCCGAAGCGTCGCTGCTCAGCTTGTCGGCTTGCTCCTGCTTGGAGTGGACGTACTGCTCCAGGGCGGCCTTCACGTCTCCTGTCTCCAGCAGCTTGTCGAACATGAGCTTTTCATCCTCCATGGAGTATTTGGCCCGAATCTTCTGCTGCAGGCCATGCCAGGCGAAGGGGTTGTACAACTTTGCGGGATCCCTCACCAAGGTGTTCAGGTCCTCCAGACTTCTGCAAACGTGGGACAGGCGCTGGCCCAAGCGGTCGTAGAACTGGAAGGCCACGATGGCCTGCTGCATCTGCCCCGTCACCCCGGCGCCATCCTCCAGCATGTCCTGCTTCACAGGAGAGTCCGGCAGGCTGTGCACCTTTTCCACCAGGGACATGAGATTGCCGTACATGCTGGTGAAGGTGTTGGTCAGCACCTCGACCGAACCGCTGGAATCCTTCATTGCCAACTCGATCTGGGCCACCGCCAGGTTGAGCATGAGGATGGTCTCCCGAACCTGGCTCCAGTCCAGGTCCGGCCTGGCGGAGGAGGAAGGAAATATGGGCGGGCTGTCGTCGTGCATGGTGGCTGGCTTCCTTTCCGATTTGGGTGCCATCTGGGCAACAGGGCAACAGGTCAGCGGCGCTTCCGCGAAGGCGCATCCGGGACCGAGGACTGCCGGGCATAAAGGTTGGTTACGCGGTCCATCACCTCGAGGATGCGTTCGCTGGTAGTGGCCACGTTGGCGGCATACTCGGGCCTGGCCGCCCCTGCCGCTTCCTGCCGCAGGGCCTGGTCGAAGAAAACCCACTGCATGCGGGCCATTTCCAGTTCGCGTTTGATCTGTTCAGTGTTCTCCGGCGCCCGCTCCAGGGCATCCATGGCGCTCAGGAACTCCCGCTTGGCGAGCTGGGCCTCGCTGTCCATGGCGGCACTGCCGATACGCCACTGACGGAACATGTAGAACTTGGCCAGCCGCTGGGACAACATGCGTTGCCGGCCGGCGATGTTCACCAGGCGTCCCAGGCTGGATGTGGACAGCAATTCGAGCTGCGTCGTGCCCAAGTGCGCCACCCGCAGCACTTCCTCGTTGACCTGGGCGATGAGCCGCGCGTTTTCGAGGCCTGGCGTACCAGCCAGCAGTTGGCGGTAGCGTCGCCAGATGCCCTCGAGTTCGGCATAGGTGGACTGGATGTCCGCGGAGGGTGCATAGGCCTTGAGTTCCGCCAGGTGTTCCTGGAAAAGCTTCATGGACGCGTCCAGAATGCGCTGCGACTGGCTGGGCAGGACACTCAGCCCCAACTGACAGTAGGCCTTGGCCATGCGCTGTGACAACATGCGCATGCGGCCGGCCTTGTTGATGGCCTCGTTGAGGGTGGTTATGGCAGCGATGGCAGGCTTGCTCTGCACGACGAGCGCCGCCAACAACCCCGCCCCCCAAGTAAGCCACTGCCTGCGTGTGATGGTCTGCATATTTATCTATTCCGT
This window contains:
- the nudB gene encoding dihydroneopterin triphosphate diphosphatase; translation: MYKFPVSVLVVIHTRDLRVLLLERADAPGYWQSVTGSQEPGESWAQTAVREVREETGLEAARHELMDWQRQYEFEIFERWRHRYAPGVTHNTEHVFGLVVPEPLEIRLSPREHLDYCWLPWQEAADKCFSWTNADAIRRLPERL
- a CDS encoding type IV pili methyl-accepting chemotaxis transducer N-terminal domain-containing protein, producing MQTITRRQWLTWGAGLLAALVVQSKPAIAAITTLNEAINKAGRMRMLSQRMAKAYCQLGLSVLPSQSQRILDASMKLFQEHLAELKAYAPSADIQSTYAELEGIWRRYRQLLAGTPGLENARLIAQVNEEVLRVAHLGTTQLELLSTSSLGRLVNIAGRQRMLSQRLAKFYMFRQWRIGSAAMDSEAQLAKREFLSAMDALERAPENTEQIKRELEMARMQWVFFDQALRQEAAGAARPEYAANVATTSERILEVMDRVTNLYARQSSVPDAPSRKRR